The genomic stretch TATAAAATCTACTTCTTCAAAATGGGAAGAACGTCTGTCGTTTACCCGAAAGTTTATCAGCCGGTTTATACCCTCGGTAACTTATAGTCCTGAACCCAATAATGAATTTAGCCTGAGTCTGAATTATAAAGAGTTGATGAAAAGTCCTGACGAAATCCTGAATTTGGCAGAGAATATAGCAGCGGCTAAGAAAGTGCATCTGATCTTGTGTATTGATGAGTTTCAGCAAATAGCAGACTTTAAGGAAACAAAGGCTTTTCAGAGAAAACTGAGAGCAGCGTTTCAAACACAGCGTCACGTGACCTATTGCTTGTACGGAAGTAAAAGAAGTATGATGATGCATGTATTTACTGCTGTATCTATGCCTTTTTATAAGTTCGGTGACATTATTTTTCTTCAGAAAATAAGTGAGAATGATTGGAAGAAATTTTTAGTGGATCGTTTTGCACAAACAGGCAAAAAAATTACAGAGCAACAGGCGGTAATGATAAGCAGTATGGTGGAAAATCATCCCTACTATGTTCAGCAATTGGCGCAATTGTCGTGGCTGAGAAGTGGTAAATCCTGTACCAACAAAATTATTGTTGAAGCTTTTGAATCCCTGACCTTGCAGTTGAGTATGCTGTTTCAGAACCTGACGGATAGCCTGAGCCCTAAACAAGTGAATTTTCTTGCGGCATTGGGGGATGAGTCCCAAAAGTTCAGTTCTCGGGAGATGTTGGAGAAATACAGGCTGGGTACCTCAGCAAATGTGCTTAAAATCAAATATGCGCTGCAACAGAAGGAGATAATTGATATTGATGGTGGGAAGATTGAGTTTCTGGATCCGGTATATAAAAACTGGCTGAATAATTACTACTTTAAACGGATTTCTCAATAGGTAAACAAAAGATGGTCTTCTGTATGGATTTTCATTTTTAAAAATAATTTGATTGTAACAAAGGTTGCAAACTGAGGAAGATCACTATCTTTATTTTTGCAAAACCTTAGATGACCCGTTGAACAACTAAGGAAAACGTAAAACTACTATATGATAGCTTCCATCTTACAACCCTGGCCCTGGTACATCGCCGGACCCTTGATCGGTCTCACTGTACCGGCACTACTCCTGATTGGTAACAAGGCCTTCGGGATCAGTTCTTCCCTGAGACATATCTGTGCTGCGTGTATTCCGGCAAATATTCCTTTCTTCAGTTATGACTGGAAAAAGGAAGTCTGGAACCTCTTCTTTGTTGCGGGAATTTTGTTAGGAGGATTTCTGACCGTCCAGTTTCTTGCCAATCCTGATCCTGTTCAGTTGAATCCTAATCTTGCTTCAGAATTGAGTACGTATGGAATTACCGATTATTCCGGACTTGTACCTGCAGATATTTTTAATTGGGAATCTCTGCTTACCCTGAGAGGTTTTCTGATGATAGTGGTTGGTGGTTTTCTGGTGGGGTTCGGAACCCGCTATGCCGGCGGCTGTACCAGTGGTCACGCTATTATGGGACTCTCTACATTACAATGGCCGTCTCTGATTGCTACCTGTTGCTTTATGGCAGGTGGATTCCTGATGGCCAATCTGATTCTTCCTTTTATTTTAAACCTCTGATAGAAAAAAAATGAAAAATAGCCTCGTTGAAAATAAAACAATAGTCAAGTCTGATATCGATATCCGTTCTCAGCAAACGATTTGTGTAAACAGTAGTGAAACACCTGCAAAATGGTACAGTAATATTAAGTATCTTATAGTGGGTATCCTCTTCGGAATTGTTTTTGTAAAGGCAGAAATCATCAGCTGGTTCCGTATTCAGGAAATGTTCCGTCTGCAATCTTTTCACATGTACGGTGTGATTGGCAGTGCTGTCGCAGTTGGTATGCTTTCCGTCTTCCTGATTAAGAAGTTCAATTTAAAAACACTCAGTGGTGAAACGATAGAATTTCAACCCAAGACTTTCAATAAGGGAAATGTATATGGTGGATTGATTTTTGGTTTCGGTTGGGCGATTACAGGGGCTTGCCCCGGACCATTATTTGCTCAAATTGGTTCAGGCGCCACCGTTATAGTCGTTACTTTATTGAGTGCTGTCGCCGGTACTTGGGTGTATGGTTACTTCAGAGATAAATTACCTCATTAATAAATACACTATGAATAAGGATGATAAAACCGGCAGTAACTCCGGCTCACGTCGTGATTTTCTCAGGAAGTCCGCAGCACTGGGACTCGGTGCCGCAATGATTCCGCTTACACCCTTGCATGCGGATGTTTTCAAAGATACCGCAGAGCTCCCGGAACCGGTGGTGCCCAAATCCTTAACGCAAAAAATAACAATTTTATATACTTCCGATATTCATGCGCAATTGCATACACATGATGAA from Bacteroidota bacterium encodes the following:
- a CDS encoding ATP-binding protein, translated to MITPFIFGKLAFGSEFTNRNQELFRLNQNFQGGVNTIIISPRRWGKSSLVKKAAEEAGKKKSNLVFCFLDLYNTRSEEEFYRYLAQEVIKSTSSKWEERLSFTRKFISRFIPSVTYSPEPNNEFSLSLNYKELMKSPDEILNLAENIAAAKKVHLILCIDEFQQIADFKETKAFQRKLRAAFQTQRHVTYCLYGSKRSMMMHVFTAVSMPFYKFGDIIFLQKISENDWKKFLVDRFAQTGKKITEQQAVMISSMVENHPYYVQQLAQLSWLRSGKSCTNKIIVEAFESLTLQLSMLFQNLTDSLSPKQVNFLAALGDESQKFSSREMLEKYRLGTSANVLKIKYALQQKEIIDIDGGKIEFLDPVYKNWLNNYYFKRISQ
- a CDS encoding YeeE/YedE family protein; its protein translation is MIASILQPWPWYIAGPLIGLTVPALLLIGNKAFGISSSLRHICAACIPANIPFFSYDWKKEVWNLFFVAGILLGGFLTVQFLANPDPVQLNPNLASELSTYGITDYSGLVPADIFNWESLLTLRGFLMIVVGGFLVGFGTRYAGGCTSGHAIMGLSTLQWPSLIATCCFMAGGFLMANLILPFILNL
- a CDS encoding YeeE/YedE family protein, which produces MKNSLVENKTIVKSDIDIRSQQTICVNSSETPAKWYSNIKYLIVGILFGIVFVKAEIISWFRIQEMFRLQSFHMYGVIGSAVAVGMLSVFLIKKFNLKTLSGETIEFQPKTFNKGNVYGGLIFGFGWAITGACPGPLFAQIGSGATVIVVTLLSAVAGTWVYGYFRDKLPH